In Clarias gariepinus isolate MV-2021 ecotype Netherlands chromosome 1, CGAR_prim_01v2, whole genome shotgun sequence, one DNA window encodes the following:
- the scrib gene encoding protein scribble homolog isoform X30 → MLKCIPLWRCNRHVESVDKRHCSLHAVPDEIYRYTRSLEELLLDANQLRELPKPFFRLLNLRKLGLSDNEIQRLPPEVANFMQLVELDISRNDIPEIPETIKFCKALEIADFSGNPLSRLPDGFTQLRALAHLALNDVSLQSLPNDIGNLANLVTLELRENLLKSLPTSLSFLVKLEQLDLGSNQLEVLPDALGALPNLRELWLDRNQLSSLPSDLGGLRRLVCLDVSENRLTELPSEISGLIALTDLLLSQNHLEAMPDSIGSLKQLSIFKVDQNRMVRLTDSIGECENLTELMLTENLLQSLPSSLGKLKKLTNLNVDRNRLSSVPSELGGCASLSVLSLRDNRVGKLPAELANATELHVLDVAGNRLQNLPFSLANLNLKAMWLAENQSQPMLKFQTEDDERTGEKVLTCYLLPQQPSSSLENLLQSSVDESWPTDTNLNRVSVIQFQDQTKPDEEDDETAAERRGLQRRATPHPSELKVMKNVIEARRNEAYTAKPDEDLDSPGTEEKRMSGLSNQSHDSQVSNSTASANSHEEARKVNGIEAEHVGRHEHEQEDEDDEAEYTEPTVHFAEEPIIRGGDEDDDDENDDDEDGERSDDEARSAPFPAEKQRLIRKDTPHYKKHFKITKLPKPEAVAALLEGFSSDAQTSASRIPTDEKDGGGDEEEDDDEEEEGTSVNTPLLRRLEAAEQEDSRLSQVNSSLQPVKGVSFDQVNNLLIEPARIEEEELVLSILRQTGGLGISIAGGKGSTPYKGDDEGIFISRVSEEGPAARAGVKVGDKLLEVNDVDLQGAEHHTAVEALRSSGAAVTMIVLRERMVEPENPITTTPLRPEDDYFPRERRSTGLPFNLEPGSTAINTGPCQRLATCLIRNDKGLGFSIAGGKGSTPYRTGDVGIFISRIAEGGAAHRDNILHVGDRVISINGVDMTEARHDQAVALLTGTSPTISLLVEREQASTGGSPGRARSHSPPPPEPSDSPEQDETGDERLGNHLSCPMEDEYPIEEVMLVKTGGPLGLSIVGGSDHASHPFGISEPGVFISKVIPHGLACQSGLRVGDRILEVNSIDLRHATHQEAVKALLSNNKEIRMLVRRDPSPPGMQDIMICKQPGEKLGISIRGGARGHAGNPFDPTDEGIFISKVSSCGAAARDGRLKVGMRILEVGNHSLLGMTHTEAVRVLRGTGDTLVMLVCDGFDPRNVAGMEASPGIIANPFAAGIVRKNSMESISSIDRDLSPEEMEIMQKEVEMVRETSQWEREEMEKVERMRLEREAATRLLEEETESMSTGPLKLDYKTLAALPTTSLQRVNRLTSSFTESHPMETALQARPSGSIEALCFETAHATLYHVDTPDSSSLYPIATSEAPRQSAAMPQDPSPAPTVPQETQEEECLVDSQPICFKENPFLVANRKNKGRPLEERILSGLPTGYGRQGNLQTWLYNKSPSADPPRIDSPVREPLYSPGSQLPSFRQSSPSTPVAQGRETRFANIHSSSNVTPKDSSATKPGAIQPISRVRPPASPVGQDGHSSPNPFQHGPSPVNSQTTPRAPSPDTFNEFPINVKQAYKAFAAVPHSMAVLEPSQDLYGQRNNFHPKQKLSEPEECNEVFIDEGEGAGLSPRPSLLSDRREYRNMAAVPRLSRPSLESQPPTSVGRGTPEQRSFRDRQKYFEIDVKQQIPDNKPKPRVSLVGEDDLKKMKEEEAKRIEQRAREYLLDEDEDDDEEDLPKQLAQVKAQGKVILDGVEYKVESLSGHSPTPPRQCSTPPNYSATPPSYCGSSGTSSVDGRGDSQRNSMEDSFRLEQRPNSMTGLIPVYPGESAAPIRTAKAERRHQDRIRMQSPELSVASDKELSPAEKRALEAEKRAMWRAARMKSLEQDALKAQMVIAKSKDGRKRGTLDQLAESPSPAPTPSPTPMEDFSPRAVTSPGRLSLSEKKFDYRQFAAIPSSKPVYDIQSPDATDVRFNNDASTSPVSCVEAEIPVAAVAATSALEEMALYSNKRKLRQGRRSLETAVPT, encoded by the exons ccCTTCTTCAGACTCCTGAACCTGCGAAAGCTGGGCCTGAGTGACAATGAGATCCAGAGACTTCCTCCTGAGGTGGCCAACTTCATGCAGCTGGTAGAGCTGGACATCTCTCGAAATG ACATTCCTGAGATCCCCGAGACCATTAAGTTCTGTAAGGCGCTGGAGATTGCAGACTTCAGTGGAAACCCCCTCTCCAG ATTACCTGATGGCTTTACACAGCTTAGAGCACTAGCCCACCTTGCACTCAATGATGTGTCACTACAATCACTACCGAACGACATTGGAAA CTTGGCTAACCTGGTAACCCTGGAGCTGAGGGAGAACCTACTGAAGTCTTTACCCAC CTCACTGTCCTTCCTGGTTAAACTGGAACAGCTTGATTTGGGCAGCAATCAACTGGAAGTATTG CCGGACGCACTAGGGGCACTGCCCAACCTCCGAGAGCTGTGGTTGGACAGGAACCAACTTTCTTCACTCCCATCA GACCTGGGAGGTTTGCGACGTTTGGTGTGTCTGGATGTTTCGGAGAACCGGCTCACAGAGTTGCCCTCCGAGATCAGCGGCCTCATCGCCctcactgacctgctgctttCGCAAAACCATCTAGAGGCCATGCCTGACAGCATCG GCTCTTTAAAGCAACTGTCAATCTTCAAAGTGGACCAGAACCGCATGGTGCGTCTAACAGATTCGATAGGCGAATGTGAGAACCTCACAGAACTGATGCTGACCGAGAATCTGCTACAG TCTCTTCCTAGTTCTCTGGGAAAGCTAAAGAAGCTGACCAACCTGAACGTGGACCGTAACCGCTTGAGCAGCGTCCCATCTGAATTAGGTGGTTGTGCCAGTCTCAGCGTGCTCTCACTTAGAGACAACCGTGTAGGCAAGCTGCCTGCTGAGCTCGCAAACGCTACTGAGCTACACGTTTTAGATGTGGCAGGCAACAG GTTGCAGAACCTGCCCTTCTCGCTAGCCAATCTGAACCTCAAGGCCATGTGGCTGGCAGAGAACCAGTCGCAACCCATGCTCAAGTTTCAGACCGAGGATGACGAGCGGACAGGAGAGAAGGTCCTCACCTGCTACCTGCTGCCCCAGCAGCCTTCATCCAGCTTAG AGAACCTGCTGCAAAGCAGTGTAGACGAAAGCTGGCCCACAGACACTAATCTGAACAGAGTGTCCGTCATCCAGTTCCAAGACCAAACCAAGCCCGATGAGGAAGATGACGAGACCGCGGCAGAGAGACGG GGCCTGCAGCGGCGAGCCACCCCTCATCCTAGTGAGCTGAAGGTGATGAAGAATGTAATCGAAGCCAGAAGAAATGAGGCTTACACGGCTAAGCCTGATGAAGACCTGGACTCCCCGGGCACTGag GAGAAACGTATGAGTGGATTGTCCAATCAGAGCCATGACTCCCAGGTCTCTAACAGCACTGCCTCGGCTAACTCTCATGAAGAGGCGCGGAAAGTAAACGGCATTGAGGCAGAGCATGTTGGAAGGCATGAGCACGAACAGGAAGATGAGGACGATGAAGCAGAATACACTGAG CCCACTGTGCACTTTGCTGAGGAGCCCATTATCCGCGGCGGTGATGAAGACGACGACGATGAAAACGATGATGACGAGGATGGTGAGCGTAGCGACGACGAGGCCCGCTCGGCTCCTTTCCCTGCTGAGAAACAGCGCCTCATCCGCAAAGACACGCCACACTACAAGAAGCACTTCAAGATCACCAAACTGCCCAAACCCGAGGCCGTAGCCGCGTTACTAGAGGGCTTCAGCTCTGACGCCCAAACATCAGCCTCACGAATACCCACCGATGAGAAAGATGGAGGGGGGGACGAAGAAGAAGACGAcgatgaggaagaggagggaaCATCAGTAAACACTCCTCTGTTACGGAGACTGGAAGCTGCAGAGCAAGAGGACAGCAGGCTGAGTCAGGTGAACAGCTCGCTGCAGCCAGTGAAG GGGGTGTCATTTGATCAAGTCAATAATCTGCTGATTGAGCCTGCTCGAATTGAGGAGGAAGAG CTGGTCCTGAGCATCCTGAGACAAACTGGTGGATTAGGCATCAGTATAGCTGGGGGTAAAGGATCCACTCCTTACAAGGGAGATGATGAG gGTATCTTTATTTCCCGAGTGTCAGAAGAGGGACCAGCTGCACGAGCTGGGGTCAAAGTGGGAGACAAATTACTTGAG GTAAACGATGTAGATCTTCAGGGGGCAGAGCACCACACGGCGGTGGAGGCCTTGCGGAGTTCAGGAGCGGCGGTGACCATGATTGTACTGCGTGAGCGGATGGTAGAGCCTGAGAACCCTATCACCACTACACCCCTGAGACCAGAGGATGATTACTTCCCCCGGGAGAGGAGGTCCACCGGCCTTCCATTCAACCTGGAGCCTGGATCCACCGCTATTAACACGGGCCCCTGCCAACGTCTGGCCACCTGCTTAATCCGGAACGACAAGGGTTTAGGCTTCAGCATTGCGGGGGGAAAAGGCTCCACACCATATCGCACAGGAGACGTG GGAATCTTCATCTCTCGCATTGCTGAAGGAGGTGCAGCACATAGAGACAACATCCTTCACGTGGGAGACAGAGTCATATCA ATCAATGGTGTAGACATGACAGAAGCCAGACATGACCAAGCAGTAGCGCTGCTTACCGGCACTTCCCCCACCATCTCACTGCTAGTGGAGCGGGAACAAGCGAGCACGGGCGGCTCCCCGGGCCGAGCGCGCTCCCACTCGCCACCACCTCCGGAGCCCTCAGACTCACCAGAGCAAGACGAGACCGGAGATGAACGCCTGGGAAACCATCTTAGCTGTCCTATGGAGGACGAGTACCCCATAGAg GAAGTGATGCTGGTTAAAACAGGTGGTCCTCTGGGTCTAAGCATCGTGGGGGGCAGTGACCATGCGAGCCACCCATTCGGCATCAGTGAACCtggagtttttatttcaaag GTGATCCCTCATGGCTTGGCTTGTCAGAGCGGTTTACGTGTAGGTGACCGTATCCTGGAGGTAAACTCCATCGACCTGCGACACGCCACCCACCAGGAGGCCGTCAAAGCCCTGCTCTCCAACAACAAAGAGATCCGCATGCTAGTGCGCAGAGACCCCTCGCCCCCTGGCATGCAG GACATTATGATTTGCAAGCAGCCTGGAGAGAAGCTGGGCATCAGCATCCGAGGAGGAGCCAGAGGACACGCGGGCAACCCCTTCGATCCAACAGATGAAGGCATCTTCATCTCCAAG GTGAGCTCTTGCGGTGCCGCAGCACGAGATGGCCGTCTGAAAGTGGGTATGAGAATCCTGGAGGTGGGCAATCACAGTCTCCTTGGTATGACTCATACGGAGGCAGTCAGAGTCTTGCGTGGCACTGGAGATACCCTGGTTATGCTGGTGTGTGATGGCTTCGACCCCAGAAACGTCGCAGGCATGGAG GCATCTCCAGGTATCATCGCAAACCCGTTCGCTGCTGGAATCGTTCGGAAGAACAGCATGGAGAGCATCTCCTCTATAGACCGAGACCTGAGCCCAGAGGAAATGGAAATCATGCAGAAG GAGGTTGAGATGGTGAGAGAGACGTCTCAGTGGGAGCGGGAGGAGATGGAGAAAGTG GAGCGTATGCGCTTGGAACGTGAAGCGGCTACTCGTCTGCTCGAGGAAGAGACTGAG aGCATGAGCACTGGACCTCTGAAACTTGACTACAAAACACTGGCAGCTCTTCCCACAACCAGCCTCCAGAGAGTCAATCGG CTAACTTCTTCCTTTACTGAATCTCATCCCATGGAGACTGCTCTTCAGGCCAGGCCATCTGGCTCTATAGAAGCCCTGTGCTTTGAGACAGCTCACGCAACCCTGTACCATGTAGATACCCCTGACTCATCCTCACTGTACCCAATTGCGACCTCAGAAGCACCCAGACAATCTGCAGCTATGCCGCAGGACCCCAGTCCAGCACCCACAGTCCCACAGGAAACACAGGAAGAGGAGTGTCTTGTGGACTCTCAGCCTATTTGTTTCAAAGAAAATCCCTTCCTGGTAGCTAATCGTAAGAACAAGGGCCGCCCCCTTGAGGAGCGCATCCTTTCAGGGCTGCCCACAGGCTATGGCAGGCAGGGGAACCTTCAGACCTGGTTGTATAATAAG AGTCCATCAGCTGATCCCCCAAGAATTGATAGTCCTGTCCGGGAGCCACTTTATTCCCCAGGTTCTCAACTG CCATCATTTCGCCAGTCCTCACCCTCAACCCCTGTTGCACAAGGCAGGGAGACCCGATTT GcaaacattcattcatcttccaaTGTGACTCCCAAGGACAGTTCAGCT acCAAGCCTGGTGCCATCCAGCCCATCTCACGGGTACGGCCTCCTGCCTCTCCAGTCGGTCAGGATGGACACAGTAGTCCCAACCCTTTCCAGCATGGCCCTTCCCCCGTCAACTCCCAGACCACT CCTCGGGCCCCATCCCCAGAtactttcaacgaatttcccATCAATGTCAAGCAGGCATATAAGGCGTTTGCTGCTGTGCCCCACTCCATGGCTGTGCTGGAGCCCTCACAG GATCTCTATGGTCAGAGGAACaactttcacccaaagcaaaaaCTGTCAGAG CCAGAGGAGTGTAATGAAGTGTTTATAGATGAGGGTGAAGGAGCGGGCCTCAGCCCTCGCCCCTCCCTCTTATCTGATCGCCGTGAGTACAGGAACATGGCAGCTGTGCCACGTCTGTCCCGCCCCTCCCTGGAGTCACAG CCCCCCACATCTGTCGGGAGAGGTACCCCGGAGCAGCGGTCtttcagagacagacagaagtaCTTTGAGATCGATGTGAAGCAGCAGATACCAGACAACAAACCCAAACCTCGCGTTTCTCTTGTAGGAGAGGACGACctgaaaaaaatgaaggaaGAAGAAG CCAAGAGAATTGAGCAGCGAGCACGGGAGTATCTGctggatgaggatgaggatgatgatgaggaagatTTGCCGAAGCAGTTGGCACAGGTGAAGGCCCAGGGCAAGGTTATTCTGGATGGCGTAGAGTACAAGGTTGAGTCTCTGAGCGGCCACTCTCCTACTCCTCCCAGGCAATGCTCAACACCTCCAAACTACAGTGCCACGCCTCCCAGCTACTGTGGCAGCTCAGG GACTTCCTCTGTAGATGGTAGGGGTGATTCCCAGCGCAACTCAATGGAAGATAGCTTCAGACTGGAGCAGAGACCCAACTCCATGACTgg TCTGATCCCTGTGTACCCCGGCGAGTCCGCAGCTCCCATCCGTACTGCCAAGGCTGAGCGCCGGCACCAGGACAGGATTCGTATGCAGAGCCCGGAGCTCAGTGTGGCCTCAGATAAGGAACTTTCCCCTGCGGAGAAACGGGCCCTAGAGGCAGAGAAGAGAGCCATGTGGAGGGCAGCCAG
- the scrib gene encoding protein scribble homolog isoform X14 — translation MLKCIPLWRCNRHVESVDKRHCSLHAVPDEIYRYTRSLEELLLDANQLRELPKPFFRLLNLRKLGLSDNEIQRLPPEVANFMQLVELDISRNDIPEIPETIKFCKALEIADFSGNPLSRLPDGFTQLRALAHLALNDVSLQSLPNDIGNLANLVTLELRENLLKSLPTSLSFLVKLEQLDLGSNQLEVLPDALGALPNLRELWLDRNQLSSLPSDLGGLRRLVCLDVSENRLTELPSEISGLIALTDLLLSQNHLEAMPDSIGSLKQLSIFKVDQNRMVRLTDSIGECENLTELMLTENLLQSLPSSLGKLKKLTNLNVDRNRLSSVPSELGGCASLSVLSLRDNRVGKLPAELANATELHVLDVAGNRLQNLPFSLANLNLKAMWLAENQSQPMLKFQTEDDERTGEKVLTCYLLPQQPSSSLENLLQSSVDESWPTDTNLNRVSVIQFQDQTKPDEEDDETAAERRQGLQRRATPHPSELKVMKNVIEARRNEAYTAKPDEDLDSPGTEEKRMSGLSNQSHDSQVSNSTASANSHEEARKVNGIEAEHVGRHEHEQEDEDDEAEYTEPTVHFAEEPIIRGGDEDDDDENDDDEDGERSDDEARSAPFPAEKQRLIRKDTPHYKKHFKITKLPKPEAVAALLEGFSSDAQTSASRIPTDEKDGGGDEEEDDDEEEEGTSVNTPLLRRLEAAEQEDSRLSQVNSSLQPVKGVSFDQVNNLLIEPARIEEEELVLSILRQTGGLGISIAGGKGSTPYKGDDEGIFISRVSEEGPAARAGVKVGDKLLEVNDVDLQGAEHHTAVEALRSSGAAVTMIVLRERMVEPENPITTTPLRPEDDYFPRERRSTGLPFNLEPGSTAINTGPCQRLATCLIRNDKGLGFSIAGGKGSTPYRTGDVGIFISRIAEGGAAHRDNILHVGDRVISINGVDMTEARHDQAVALLTGTSPTISLLVEREQASTGGSPGRARSHSPPPPEPSDSPEQDETGDERLGNHLSCPMEDEYPIEEVMLVKTGGPLGLSIVGGSDHASHPFGISEPGVFISKVIPHGLACQSGLRVGDRILEVNSIDLRHATHQEAVKALLSNNKEIRMLVRRDPSPPGMQDIMICKQPGEKLGISIRGGARGHAGNPFDPTDEGIFISKVSSCGAAARDGRLKVGMRILEVGNHSLLGMTHTEAVRVLRGTGDTLVMLVCDGFDPRNVAGMEASPGIIANPFAAGIVRKNSMESISSIDRDLSPEEMEIMQKEVEMVRETSQWEREEMEKVERMRLEREAATRLLEEETESMSTGPLKLDYKTLAALPTTSLQRVNRLTSSFTESHPMETALQARPSGSIEALCFETAHATLYHVDTPDSSSLYPIATSEAPRQSAAMPQDPSPAPTVPQETQEEECLVDSQPICFKENPFLVANRKNKGRPLEERILSGLPTGYGRQGNLQTWLYNKSPSADPPRIDSPVREPLYSPGSQLPSFRQSSPSTPVAQGRETRFANIHSSSNVTPKDSSATKPGAIQPISRVRPPASPVGQDGHSSPNPFQHGPSPVNSQTTPRAPSPDTFNEFPINVKQAYKAFAAVPHSMAVLEPSQDLYGQRNNFHPKQKLSEPEECNEVFIDEGEGAGLSPRPSLLSDRREYRNMAAVPRLSRPSLESQPPTSVGRGTPEQRSFRDRQKYFEIDVKQQIPDNKPKPRVSLVGEDDLKKMKEEEAKRIEQRAREYLLDEDEDDDEEDLPKQLAQVKAQGKVILDGVEYKVESLSGHSPTPPRQCSTPPNYSATPPSYCGSSGTSSVDGRGDSQRNSMEDSFRLEQRPNSMTGLIPVYPGESAAPIRTAKAERRHQDRIRMQSPELSVASDKELSPAEKRALEAEKRAMWRAARMKSLEQDALKAQMVIAKSKDGRKRGTLDQLAESPSPAPTPSPTPMEDFSPRAVTSPGRLSPDATDVRFNNDASTSPVSCVEAEIPVAAVAATSALEEMALYSNKRKLRQGRRSLETAVPT, via the exons ccCTTCTTCAGACTCCTGAACCTGCGAAAGCTGGGCCTGAGTGACAATGAGATCCAGAGACTTCCTCCTGAGGTGGCCAACTTCATGCAGCTGGTAGAGCTGGACATCTCTCGAAATG ACATTCCTGAGATCCCCGAGACCATTAAGTTCTGTAAGGCGCTGGAGATTGCAGACTTCAGTGGAAACCCCCTCTCCAG ATTACCTGATGGCTTTACACAGCTTAGAGCACTAGCCCACCTTGCACTCAATGATGTGTCACTACAATCACTACCGAACGACATTGGAAA CTTGGCTAACCTGGTAACCCTGGAGCTGAGGGAGAACCTACTGAAGTCTTTACCCAC CTCACTGTCCTTCCTGGTTAAACTGGAACAGCTTGATTTGGGCAGCAATCAACTGGAAGTATTG CCGGACGCACTAGGGGCACTGCCCAACCTCCGAGAGCTGTGGTTGGACAGGAACCAACTTTCTTCACTCCCATCA GACCTGGGAGGTTTGCGACGTTTGGTGTGTCTGGATGTTTCGGAGAACCGGCTCACAGAGTTGCCCTCCGAGATCAGCGGCCTCATCGCCctcactgacctgctgctttCGCAAAACCATCTAGAGGCCATGCCTGACAGCATCG GCTCTTTAAAGCAACTGTCAATCTTCAAAGTGGACCAGAACCGCATGGTGCGTCTAACAGATTCGATAGGCGAATGTGAGAACCTCACAGAACTGATGCTGACCGAGAATCTGCTACAG TCTCTTCCTAGTTCTCTGGGAAAGCTAAAGAAGCTGACCAACCTGAACGTGGACCGTAACCGCTTGAGCAGCGTCCCATCTGAATTAGGTGGTTGTGCCAGTCTCAGCGTGCTCTCACTTAGAGACAACCGTGTAGGCAAGCTGCCTGCTGAGCTCGCAAACGCTACTGAGCTACACGTTTTAGATGTGGCAGGCAACAG GTTGCAGAACCTGCCCTTCTCGCTAGCCAATCTGAACCTCAAGGCCATGTGGCTGGCAGAGAACCAGTCGCAACCCATGCTCAAGTTTCAGACCGAGGATGACGAGCGGACAGGAGAGAAGGTCCTCACCTGCTACCTGCTGCCCCAGCAGCCTTCATCCAGCTTAG AGAACCTGCTGCAAAGCAGTGTAGACGAAAGCTGGCCCACAGACACTAATCTGAACAGAGTGTCCGTCATCCAGTTCCAAGACCAAACCAAGCCCGATGAGGAAGATGACGAGACCGCGGCAGAGAGACGG CAGGGCCTGCAGCGGCGAGCCACCCCTCATCCTAGTGAGCTGAAGGTGATGAAGAATGTAATCGAAGCCAGAAGAAATGAGGCTTACACGGCTAAGCCTGATGAAGACCTGGACTCCCCGGGCACTGag GAGAAACGTATGAGTGGATTGTCCAATCAGAGCCATGACTCCCAGGTCTCTAACAGCACTGCCTCGGCTAACTCTCATGAAGAGGCGCGGAAAGTAAACGGCATTGAGGCAGAGCATGTTGGAAGGCATGAGCACGAACAGGAAGATGAGGACGATGAAGCAGAATACACTGAG CCCACTGTGCACTTTGCTGAGGAGCCCATTATCCGCGGCGGTGATGAAGACGACGACGATGAAAACGATGATGACGAGGATGGTGAGCGTAGCGACGACGAGGCCCGCTCGGCTCCTTTCCCTGCTGAGAAACAGCGCCTCATCCGCAAAGACACGCCACACTACAAGAAGCACTTCAAGATCACCAAACTGCCCAAACCCGAGGCCGTAGCCGCGTTACTAGAGGGCTTCAGCTCTGACGCCCAAACATCAGCCTCACGAATACCCACCGATGAGAAAGATGGAGGGGGGGACGAAGAAGAAGACGAcgatgaggaagaggagggaaCATCAGTAAACACTCCTCTGTTACGGAGACTGGAAGCTGCAGAGCAAGAGGACAGCAGGCTGAGTCAGGTGAACAGCTCGCTGCAGCCAGTGAAG GGGGTGTCATTTGATCAAGTCAATAATCTGCTGATTGAGCCTGCTCGAATTGAGGAGGAAGAG CTGGTCCTGAGCATCCTGAGACAAACTGGTGGATTAGGCATCAGTATAGCTGGGGGTAAAGGATCCACTCCTTACAAGGGAGATGATGAG gGTATCTTTATTTCCCGAGTGTCAGAAGAGGGACCAGCTGCACGAGCTGGGGTCAAAGTGGGAGACAAATTACTTGAG GTAAACGATGTAGATCTTCAGGGGGCAGAGCACCACACGGCGGTGGAGGCCTTGCGGAGTTCAGGAGCGGCGGTGACCATGATTGTACTGCGTGAGCGGATGGTAGAGCCTGAGAACCCTATCACCACTACACCCCTGAGACCAGAGGATGATTACTTCCCCCGGGAGAGGAGGTCCACCGGCCTTCCATTCAACCTGGAGCCTGGATCCACCGCTATTAACACGGGCCCCTGCCAACGTCTGGCCACCTGCTTAATCCGGAACGACAAGGGTTTAGGCTTCAGCATTGCGGGGGGAAAAGGCTCCACACCATATCGCACAGGAGACGTG GGAATCTTCATCTCTCGCATTGCTGAAGGAGGTGCAGCACATAGAGACAACATCCTTCACGTGGGAGACAGAGTCATATCA ATCAATGGTGTAGACATGACAGAAGCCAGACATGACCAAGCAGTAGCGCTGCTTACCGGCACTTCCCCCACCATCTCACTGCTAGTGGAGCGGGAACAAGCGAGCACGGGCGGCTCCCCGGGCCGAGCGCGCTCCCACTCGCCACCACCTCCGGAGCCCTCAGACTCACCAGAGCAAGACGAGACCGGAGATGAACGCCTGGGAAACCATCTTAGCTGTCCTATGGAGGACGAGTACCCCATAGAg GAAGTGATGCTGGTTAAAACAGGTGGTCCTCTGGGTCTAAGCATCGTGGGGGGCAGTGACCATGCGAGCCACCCATTCGGCATCAGTGAACCtggagtttttatttcaaag GTGATCCCTCATGGCTTGGCTTGTCAGAGCGGTTTACGTGTAGGTGACCGTATCCTGGAGGTAAACTCCATCGACCTGCGACACGCCACCCACCAGGAGGCCGTCAAAGCCCTGCTCTCCAACAACAAAGAGATCCGCATGCTAGTGCGCAGAGACCCCTCGCCCCCTGGCATGCAG GACATTATGATTTGCAAGCAGCCTGGAGAGAAGCTGGGCATCAGCATCCGAGGAGGAGCCAGAGGACACGCGGGCAACCCCTTCGATCCAACAGATGAAGGCATCTTCATCTCCAAG GTGAGCTCTTGCGGTGCCGCAGCACGAGATGGCCGTCTGAAAGTGGGTATGAGAATCCTGGAGGTGGGCAATCACAGTCTCCTTGGTATGACTCATACGGAGGCAGTCAGAGTCTTGCGTGGCACTGGAGATACCCTGGTTATGCTGGTGTGTGATGGCTTCGACCCCAGAAACGTCGCAGGCATGGAG GCATCTCCAGGTATCATCGCAAACCCGTTCGCTGCTGGAATCGTTCGGAAGAACAGCATGGAGAGCATCTCCTCTATAGACCGAGACCTGAGCCCAGAGGAAATGGAAATCATGCAGAAG GAGGTTGAGATGGTGAGAGAGACGTCTCAGTGGGAGCGGGAGGAGATGGAGAAAGTG GAGCGTATGCGCTTGGAACGTGAAGCGGCTACTCGTCTGCTCGAGGAAGAGACTGAG aGCATGAGCACTGGACCTCTGAAACTTGACTACAAAACACTGGCAGCTCTTCCCACAACCAGCCTCCAGAGAGTCAATCGG CTAACTTCTTCCTTTACTGAATCTCATCCCATGGAGACTGCTCTTCAGGCCAGGCCATCTGGCTCTATAGAAGCCCTGTGCTTTGAGACAGCTCACGCAACCCTGTACCATGTAGATACCCCTGACTCATCCTCACTGTACCCAATTGCGACCTCAGAAGCACCCAGACAATCTGCAGCTATGCCGCAGGACCCCAGTCCAGCACCCACAGTCCCACAGGAAACACAGGAAGAGGAGTGTCTTGTGGACTCTCAGCCTATTTGTTTCAAAGAAAATCCCTTCCTGGTAGCTAATCGTAAGAACAAGGGCCGCCCCCTTGAGGAGCGCATCCTTTCAGGGCTGCCCACAGGCTATGGCAGGCAGGGGAACCTTCAGACCTGGTTGTATAATAAG AGTCCATCAGCTGATCCCCCAAGAATTGATAGTCCTGTCCGGGAGCCACTTTATTCCCCAGGTTCTCAACTG CCATCATTTCGCCAGTCCTCACCCTCAACCCCTGTTGCACAAGGCAGGGAGACCCGATTT GcaaacattcattcatcttccaaTGTGACTCCCAAGGACAGTTCAGCT acCAAGCCTGGTGCCATCCAGCCCATCTCACGGGTACGGCCTCCTGCCTCTCCAGTCGGTCAGGATGGACACAGTAGTCCCAACCCTTTCCAGCATGGCCCTTCCCCCGTCAACTCCCAGACCACT CCTCGGGCCCCATCCCCAGAtactttcaacgaatttcccATCAATGTCAAGCAGGCATATAAGGCGTTTGCTGCTGTGCCCCACTCCATGGCTGTGCTGGAGCCCTCACAG GATCTCTATGGTCAGAGGAACaactttcacccaaagcaaaaaCTGTCAGAG CCAGAGGAGTGTAATGAAGTGTTTATAGATGAGGGTGAAGGAGCGGGCCTCAGCCCTCGCCCCTCCCTCTTATCTGATCGCCGTGAGTACAGGAACATGGCAGCTGTGCCACGTCTGTCCCGCCCCTCCCTGGAGTCACAG CCCCCCACATCTGTCGGGAGAGGTACCCCGGAGCAGCGGTCtttcagagacagacagaagtaCTTTGAGATCGATGTGAAGCAGCAGATACCAGACAACAAACCCAAACCTCGCGTTTCTCTTGTAGGAGAGGACGACctgaaaaaaatgaaggaaGAAGAAG CCAAGAGAATTGAGCAGCGAGCACGGGAGTATCTGctggatgaggatgaggatgatgatgaggaagatTTGCCGAAGCAGTTGGCACAGGTGAAGGCCCAGGGCAAGGTTATTCTGGATGGCGTAGAGTACAAGGTTGAGTCTCTGAGCGGCCACTCTCCTACTCCTCCCAGGCAATGCTCAACACCTCCAAACTACAGTGCCACGCCTCCCAGCTACTGTGGCAGCTCAGG GACTTCCTCTGTAGATGGTAGGGGTGATTCCCAGCGCAACTCAATGGAAGATAGCTTCAGACTGGAGCAGAGACCCAACTCCATGACTgg TCTGATCCCTGTGTACCCCGGCGAGTCCGCAGCTCCCATCCGTACTGCCAAGGCTGAGCGCCGGCACCAGGACAGGATTCGTATGCAGAGCCCGGAGCTCAGTGTGGCCTCAGATAAGGAACTTTCCCCTGCGGAGAAACGGGCCCTAGAGGCAGAGAAGAGAGCCATGTGGAGGGCAGCCAG